The Burkholderia lata genome contains a region encoding:
- a CDS encoding Crp/Fnr family transcriptional regulator, which translates to MPSSLAPYLPQIEANPWFAALPPALRADLLARAALRRLPAGHALFRRGDPPCGLYAVLAGSLTIGAVDPQGKEALLTVAEPVTWFGEIALFDGQPRTHDAIALDDALLLHVPQAALLAILDATPQYWRQFALLMAQKLRLSFLTVESMSVMPAAQRLAARLLMIADGYGGISAGRTHIRLSQEKLAAMLSLTRQTTNQLLKALQADGVVRLHVGEIELVDVDALRRASGLPDSLR; encoded by the coding sequence ATGCCCTCTTCGCTCGCCCCGTACCTGCCGCAGATCGAAGCGAACCCGTGGTTCGCCGCGCTGCCGCCCGCGTTGCGCGCGGACCTGCTCGCCCGCGCGGCGTTGCGCCGGCTGCCGGCCGGCCACGCGCTGTTCCGGCGCGGCGACCCGCCGTGCGGGCTGTACGCGGTACTGGCCGGTTCACTCACGATAGGTGCGGTCGACCCGCAGGGCAAGGAAGCGCTGCTGACGGTCGCCGAGCCCGTCACCTGGTTCGGTGAAATCGCACTATTCGACGGTCAGCCGCGCACGCACGACGCGATCGCACTCGACGACGCGCTGCTGCTGCACGTCCCGCAGGCCGCGCTGCTCGCGATCCTCGACGCGACGCCGCAATACTGGCGGCAGTTCGCGCTGCTGATGGCGCAGAAGCTGCGCCTGAGCTTCCTGACCGTCGAATCGATGAGCGTGATGCCGGCTGCGCAGCGGCTTGCCGCCCGGCTGCTGATGATCGCCGACGGCTACGGCGGGATCAGCGCCGGCCGCACCCATATCCGGCTGTCGCAGGAAAAGCTCGCGGCGATGCTGTCGCTGACGCGGCAGACCACCAACCAGTTGCTGAAGGCGCTGCAGGCCGACGGCGTCGTGCGGCTGCACGTCGGCGAGATCGAGCTCGTCGACGTCGATGCGCTACGGCGCGCGAGCGGGTTGCCCGACAGCCTGCGCTGA
- a CDS encoding DUF962 domain-containing protein, which produces MKTLEDHLAQYAAYHRDARNIATHLVGIPMIVFAVEVLLSRPALGMTAGVALSPALLLAVVFALFYLRLDLRFGIVMTVLFALSLWAAQALALLPTAQWLAIGIGAFVVGWIVQFVGHWFEGRKPAFVDDLVGLMVGPLFVVAEVAFFAGLRADVRREVERRAGPVHGGAHSHV; this is translated from the coding sequence ATGAAGACGCTCGAAGACCATCTTGCCCAGTATGCGGCCTACCATCGCGACGCGCGCAACATCGCGACGCACCTGGTCGGGATTCCGATGATCGTATTCGCGGTCGAGGTGCTGCTGTCGCGGCCGGCGCTCGGCATGACGGCCGGCGTCGCGCTGTCGCCGGCGCTGCTGCTGGCCGTCGTGTTCGCACTGTTCTACCTGCGCCTCGACCTGCGGTTCGGGATCGTGATGACCGTGCTGTTCGCGCTGAGCCTGTGGGCTGCGCAGGCGCTCGCGTTGCTGCCGACCGCCCAATGGCTCGCGATCGGCATCGGCGCGTTCGTCGTCGGCTGGATCGTGCAGTTCGTCGGGCACTGGTTCGAAGGGCGCAAGCCCGCGTTCGTCGACGATCTGGTCGGCCTGATGGTCGGGCCGCTGTTCGTCGTGGCCGAGGTCGCGTTCTTCGCGGGGCTGCGCGCCGACGTGCGCCGCGAAGTCGAGCGGCGGGCCGGCCCCGTGCACGGCGGCGCGCATTCGCATGTCTGA